In the genome of Xanthomonas hortorum pv. pelargonii, the window CCCTGTTCTGCACATTGGGATGACGTTCCAAGTGCTCGATAAATTGACGGCGTGCAGCGTCATAGTTGCTGCGTTCTTTGTTCAGATTCCAAGTCACAACGTAGACAGCCATTGCGTTCTCTCCCAGATCAAGTTGCCGCTTATTTCTGTCAGCATCAGCTTTTGCGCCGGCCGCACTGACTGCTCAATGGTGCTCAAACAAAGAAGGGCGGTGACTGGCGCTCCACCGCCCCTCAGTTCTTAGGCGTGTTGCTTCAACACCCAGGTCACGGCCTTTCCATCGTAAGGCGGCATGCGGTTGCCGTTAGCGATGGGAGCGGTAGTGCTGTAACCAGAGGGCTGCCACACACCGCTCTCAGGGCAGGTTTCGCCAGTCTTGGCGGTCGTTCCGATTGGCTTACGGGTGCTCATAAGACTCTCTCCTGCCAAGCCAGTCAGATGATTTCCGACTACAAGGACTTGACGAAATCGACAATACGCCCCTCTTGTCGACTTCGTCAAGTATGATTTGTCACCCACCATAAATTAGGATTGCCCGATGTCTGATCTCTTCCCAGCCCGTTTGAGAGAGGCCAGGGACAGGCGGGGTCTGACGCAAGCAGATTTGGGCAAGGAAGCAAGTCTGCCGTCAACGACCATCTCCCACTTTGAGAGTGGATCAAGGAAACCTTCGTTTGATAACTTGCGTCGTCTGACAAAAGTTCTGGGCGTGAGCACCGACTACCTGATGGGTCTCGTTGACAGCCCAGACGACATGGCAGCAGCGTCAAGGATTGCTCGCCATTTGGGACAGGCCACGGAAGACGACATCAAGATGCTTGAAGCCGTCGCTAAGTCATTAGCCGATACAAGGAAGAAAGATGGATAGCTATCGTCGTCAACAGATCGAAGCCAAAGCGCAGGACATGCTTAATGATGCGGGAGTCCTTGCACTCCCCATAAATCCCATGAAAATTGCAGCGCACTTAGATATCCAGGTTCATGCTAAACCTGCGGATTCTTCGGGCGCATCTGGTTGGCTTGTGAGGCAAGGCAATGATTTTGCCATTATTTATGCTACCCACATCGAAAGTCCTGGGTTTCAGAATTTCAGCGTGGCCCATGAGCTAGGCCACTATTGTCTAGACGGCCATCCAGAGCATATTTTTAAACAAAGTGAAAAACATGCGTCTCGCGGTGGATTTGGATCTTCTGACCCCATCGAGCGAGAGGCAGATTATTTTGCGTCATGTTTAATGATGCCAAAGTCGCTGTGCAAGTCGATTATTAATAAAAGCGGCGATGGCATGGCTGCCGTTTTATCATTGGCAGCCACGTGTAATACGTCTTTAACAGCGGCAGCGCTGCGTTACGCAGAGATCGGTCATCTGCCCACTGGGGTTCTACAATGCCTAGACGGCAAAGTTGAGTTTTGTGGGATTTATCCACTGCAATCTCACGTCGGTTGGGCAAGGCCTTTGGGTCGTAACACTAAAGTCCCACCAGATAGCGCAACTCGTAGACTAGCCGATGATCCTGACGCCGTAAGAAGGGCATTGGAAGACAGCGATAGTGCGGAAGCAAGCGATTGGTTCTCTGGTGCTAAGAGCGGAGTCTATCTCACCGAGGAAGTGATTGGTTTAGGTTCTTTTGGGAGAACCTTGACGTTGTTGACCTTAGAGGAGGGGGGAGATGATGAGGATGATTGAAGATACCCTGGGTATGCGGTTGTCTGAGATCGTCATTTGTTTCGTTTGTGGAATGAGGAGATCAGGATGGGTGGGTTTAAAGGTAGGAAAGAAAAGCGCTATCGTGTTGATGTGATAAAGCGGCCGGGCAAGAAATATGGTTATCAAATCTTCGACATTCAATTGGGCAAGCACGTGGGCCCTGTGTATGACAGTCGAGAGGAGGCTGGCAAGATCTGTGCGGAGGCCAATTTAGGTCTCAGGCTCTGACATTTTTGTAATTCTGAGAAGTGAGCCGGGTTCAATATCATTGAGCGTTGGGCATTGAATAAAAGATGGAGTAGTGCTCAACTGATTATCTGCAATTACAAAGCAATGGAAGAATTTTGGAGGCGCATTTGTTTCAACAAACCCTTTTTCTTCAAGTTGTAAGGTGAGGCTGCTTGGGTAGTCCTCTTTCGGAATGACCTCGATCAAAAATTTCATGGATGTGCTCAATGGAACGAGATATTATTCATAACGTGCCTAACAAGCTTGTCAAGTCTGCAAATTTTCCAGAGGCTTTGAGCTTGTGCTCTTAGAAGTGACATAGGCGCTTTTACTTTAAGTGATCCTGATTAGCCCTGACCATCAGCCGCCTGTCGCAGGATCTGCGCCGCGCTGGGTGGATGCTGCTGTCACCTGAAGCCAACGAGGTGGCGTGATGAGTATCAATGCCGTGCAGTTCCAAGCGGGATTGTCGATGCCTGAGTTCTTCGCGTCCTACGGCACCGAAGCCAAGTGCTATCGCGCGCTTTACAAGTGGCGCTGGCCGCAAGGCTTTCGTTGCCCTGTTTGTGCCGGACGCGTGCGCTCGCGTTTCAAGCGGGGTGCTGCGATCTACTACCAATGCAGCGCGTGCCGGCATCAGACCAGCCTGATTGCAGGCACGATGTTCGAAGGCACCAAGCTGCCGCTGCGCACCTGGATGCTGGCGTTGCACCTGCTGACCTCGACCAAAACCAACATGGCCGCGCTGGAGTTGATGCGGCATCTGGGCGTCAACTACAAGACGGCCTGGCGGATGAAACACAAGATCATGCAGGTTATGGCCGAGCGCGAATCCATGCGGAAACTGGCGGGTTTCGTGCAGATCGACGATGCCTATCTCGGCGGCGAGCGTAACGGTGGCAAGGCCGGACGCGGATCGGAGAACAAACAAGCGTTCCTGATTGCGGTGCAGACCGATGCCACCTTCACCGCGCCGCGCTTTGTGGTGATCGAGCCGGTGCGCAGCTTCGATAACACCTCGCTGCAGGACTGGATTGCCCGTCGCTTGGCGCCCGAATGCGAGGTCTACACCGATGGGCTGGCCTGCTTCCGCCGGCTAGAAGACGCCGGCCACGCGCACACCACGCTGGACACTGGCGGTGGTCGTGCCGCGACCGAAACGGCCGGTGCACGTTGGCTCAACGTGGTGCTGGGCAATCTCAAGCGCGCCATCAGTGGCGTGTATCACGCCATCGCGCAAGGCAAATACGCAAGGCGTTACCTGGGAGAAGCGGCCTATCGTTTTAATCGTCGATTCCGCTTGCGCGAGATGCTGCCACGACTTGCCACGGCCATGATGCAATCCACACCATGCCCAGAGCCGGTTTTACGTGCAGCGAGCAATTTTCATGGCTGAGAGTCGGGGCTAATCAGGTAAGTGATTGACTTATTTATCATTTAAGAACTTAATAAACGAGATATCCTCTGATGTCCAAGTCAACTCTTGATTCCATCGTTTCTGCCAAAGCCAGACTTTCCGAAGAGCTACAAAAGCTCGAAGAAGAAGAAGCCAAGCTTATTGAACAAGAAGCATCAAATACCTTTCAGCAGGTGTCTGATCTGCTGAGCCGCTTTGGACAGCACTTTACCGCCAAGCAGAAAGCAGATCTTGCAGCTCAGCTCGGGGCTTCTGTTGGCGGATCTGGCCGCCCGAAGAAGGCAGCCGGCACCAAGAAGGAAGTGGCGCCCAAGTATTGGTTGCCCCACAACCAAGAGACATGGTCAGGGCGCGGCCGTCCGCCTAAGGCCTTCACCATCTGGCAGGGCAGTGCGTCTTACAAGGAATGGAAAGCCAAGCATCCGGATGAGAAGTTCCCAGCTTTCCCTGGCTGAGGCTTGCGAATGCGAGGCAACGAGTGCCCGAAGTCTCTTCGGGCACTCGTTTTCTACGTCTGCGGATTGTCGGTTATTAGCTCAAGCAGCGCGCTGCACTGAAAGACACCAGCGCAGCGGCAATCCCGAACGAGAAGGTTAAATCGCCTGGCTCGCGCCAGACGAGCTTGAGCCAGCGAAGGTGGGTAGCTTGCCTGAGTCCTCTTGCAGTAAATTCCTTAGTCGTTTAACAGCAAGAAATGCCAATCGCCTGGGCCTAACCTTTCTTCGGACACTGCTGTCGCTTAGCAATTAATGAGCTGCCGACGAATTGGACGTTTCTCGTACGAATCCCTATCGACTCTCAACAGCGTCAAGCTGTCAGGAAGAGCTATGCCCACTGGCGGAACGGTCGACTCGATGTATTGGTCTGGTTGCGCCCGATCTATCCTGATGCCGACTTCGAGTTGTCTATCAGAGCTTCCCGGTAAATTCAATTGAGGGCATGACGCCTGCTGACACAGCGCAGGCACCCAGGATGAGATTGTTAATCTCAGCAGTCGTACCGCCGTCACTGATGCACGTGGGCGACAGGGTTGTCCCATCCTTGACAGCCAATTTCGTGGTAATGGATGTGCCTGTATTGAAATATGCTTTCTTGCCACTATTGCTACCGTCGACATTGAAGTCTGCCTGCGTCCATACGGAACTGATGTTGAGAATATTGCCTTTCGCGCTTACGCTGTAGGCATCAGTACCATTTGTGAAAATCACGGTATCGTTGCCGTTGGCGGCCGCCTTCGCCGTCAATCGGAAGTTTGGTAGTTGGCCGATTGGGTAATGCGGCGTCGGTACGGCTTTACTTTGCCTGAAGCAACTAGTGTCTCCGTCGCTGCTCCATCCGGGCGGGCATGTGCTGCCGAAGTTGATCATCCAGTATTCGATTAAAACGTATGCTGAGTTTGCGGGGCCATCGTTCCCGTAGAGGAATTGTTCCCATACTGTGCAGCCCGAACGATTCTGGCACGCGGGCGTTGTTCCATCGTCATTAGTATTCAGCTGCACACTATATTCATCCGGACTAGAGTCACTGTTTACGGTCTTCAGCCCGGTTACCGTCGGAAAACTTCCCGCCGCCTCGCTAATAAGTCCATGCCCTCTGAGCGCGTAGCTCACGGGGCCTTGCGTTGTACCGACGGCATCTGGAAGTGCCGTTCGTCCAGCGGCGCCCCGAGTGGTCATTTTACCGACTGGTAAACGATGGTTTCGACGTGGCAATGCGTTGCAGGGTACCGACTCCCAAATCATGCTTGGGTATTTGGCGTGAAAGCATCCGGTCGTCGGCGTATCAGACCTTACAAGCTCTGTTTGCCATGCCTGTTGGACCTGCAGTTCAAGTTGGCTGGGACTGACGCTCACTGGCTGCGTACCACCTAATTGTGCAGCTGCTTGTGCGCAGGTAGCAGTGGTAATTGCAGTTACTAGCAGAAATTTACTGTGTTTCATCGTATTTCCTTTGTTAACGGAAGAATAAATGCGATTTCCTACTGCGCTGCGTGTCAAGAGGTGACGCTTCAGCATCCTTTCGGAGCGGGAGACCGGAAAGCTATTTTGCGCAGCGTGTATCGCAACTCGACGTTTTAAGATCCGCAAGACGCCTCGATTACTTAATCTTGTGGGAAAAAATCTATCCTGATTAGCCCTGACCATCAGCCGCCTGTCGCAGGATCTGCGCCGCGCTGGGTGGATGCTGCTGTCACCTGAAGCCAACGAGGTGGCGTGATGAGTATCAATGCCGTGCAGTTCCAAGCGGGATTGTCGATGCCTGAGTTCTTCGCGTCCTACGGCACCGAAGCCAAGTGCTATCGCGCGCTTTACAAGTGGCGCTGGCCGCAAGGCTTTCGTTGCCCTGTTTGTGCCGGACGCGTGCGCTCGCGTTTCAAGCGGGGTGCTGCGATCTACTACCAATGCAGCGCGTGCCGGCATCAGACCAGCCTGATTGCAGGCACGATGTTCGAAGGCACCAAGCTGCCGCTGCGCACCTGGATGCTGGCGTTGCACCTGCTGACCTCGACCAAAACCAACATGGCCGCGCTGGAGTTGATGCGGCATCTGGGCGTCAACTACAAGACGGCCTGGCGGATGAAACACAAGATCATGCAGGTTATGGCCGAGCGCGAATCCATGCGGAAACTGGCGGGTTTCGTGCAGATCGACGATGCCTATCTCGGCGGCGAGCGTAACGGTGGCAAGGCCGGACGCGGATCGGAGAACAAACAAGCGTTCCTGATTGCGGTGCAGACCGATGCCACCTTCACCGCGCCGCGCTTTGTGGTGATCGAGCCGGTGCGCAGCTTCGATAACACCTCGCTGCAGGACTGGATTGCCCGTCGCTTGGCGCCCGAATGCGAGGTCTACACCGATGGGCTGGCCTGCTTCCGCCGGCTAGAAGACGCCGGCCACGCGCACACCACGCTGGACACTGGCGGTGGTCGTGCCGCGACCGAAACGGCCGGTGCACGTTGGCTCAACGTGGTGCTGGGCAATCTCAAGCGCGCCATCAGTGGCGTGTATCACGCCATCGCGCAAGGCAAATACGCAAGGCGTTACCTGGGAGAAGCGGCCTATCGTTTTAATCGTCGATTCCGCTTGCGCGAGATGCTGCCACGACTTGCCACGGCCATGATGCAATCCACACCATGCCCAGAGCCGGTTTTACGTGCAGCGAGCAATTTTCATGGCTGAGAGTCGGGGCTAATCAGGAAATCTATTGAAGGACTCGACGACTTCAATGCATTAGGTAACCTCTGAACAACTCTTTCATGAGCTTTCGACCAACAAACGAGGCAATCTCTACAATGCGAAAATGCTTTATTTCCAGCATGCGTGACCGATGAGGTAGGGAGTGTCAGTCTTGCGAGTTGACGTAAGCTTGGCCGAAGCTAGATGTCAACTGATTTGAAAGAATTCCTGGCTGTGCCCGTCTGCAGAAACTATTAAAGTGGACGTCATTTGCAGCGCTTGTCCGATAGATCGCTCCAGAAATACGCTGCGAACGATGTCCATCGCCTACAAGTACGACTTACCGTTTTATGTGGTATGTCTGCAAGCGTGTTTGAGGGTCACTCTGTGACAGCGCATGGCGTGCACTAACGCCATGCGCTGTCACGGCTCCGGTAGCAGCCGTGCTTACGGGTGACTCATCGCTTGGTCGGCCTAAAGTTGGCCGCGATGGGCATGGTGATATTTAACGCTCTGGTCTGGTCGGCTTCGTTTATATCCCCGCACGGGTTGCCATTGCATAACGTGATACGTGGATTGGCGAAGTAGGGAACTCTCTGCTGATCGTCGGAGGCATACGCCATGATGGTATTGAAACTGCCCTCATCCAATGTCTGCCGCCATCCGTAAGCATAAGTGAACGCGCCAGGACCGGAATCGGCTTTGTCGTGAGCCAGACCAAGGTTATGGCCGATTTCATGCGCGAAGGTAATGTCTTCGCAGTAATTTCCGGCTTCTTCGTCGGTACCGTCACTGACTGCGGCGTACCCCGATCCCTGCATATTGACATTGTACGATTGAAGCCCATCACCGTTCAGCCACGCCACGCCGCAAGCGCCTTGATTTGCGCGGTAAGGGCGTAGCAAGGCGACAAGATCGGCACCCTGGGTGTCACGCGTGCTGTGTAGTGCTGCTAATGAAGAGGTGCCTGAGGCTTCGGTCAGGTCGTTAAGTGCAGCACCATCTGTAGTGGAATCCGTGTAATTAACCTGCTGCGTACCGATCAGGCGCAGGCGTCCATTCACTTGGCTATCCGAGTAGGCACGGTTGGTAACGGCGACCAGATAGTTGATGCGGGTATTAACGGCATCCACCGATCCTAGCTCGCGGACCAAGCCTGGGGTATAACCTACGAGCACGTCGACCACAGCCGGGGTCGTTGCGCTGGCCGCCTGCTTCACTAGTGCAAGACTACTTTGTAAATCTTGCTCGCTTACCGCTTGCTTCGGCGGAATCAGGTAGTCGGACGCCATGGCACTATCATTGCTCTTGAGGCGGTCAAGAGCAATGTTT includes:
- a CDS encoding helix-turn-helix domain-containing protein, with amino-acid sequence MSDLFPARLREARDRRGLTQADLGKEASLPSTTISHFESGSRKPSFDNLRRLTKVLGVSTDYLMGLVDSPDDMAAASRIARHLGQATEDDIKMLEAVAKSLADTRKKDG
- a CDS encoding ImmA/IrrE family metallo-endopeptidase produces the protein MDSYRRQQIEAKAQDMLNDAGVLALPINPMKIAAHLDIQVHAKPADSSGASGWLVRQGNDFAIIYATHIESPGFQNFSVAHELGHYCLDGHPEHIFKQSEKHASRGGFGSSDPIEREADYFASCLMMPKSLCKSIINKSGDGMAAVLSLAATCNTSLTAAALRYAEIGHLPTGVLQCLDGKVEFCGIYPLQSHVGWARPLGRNTKVPPDSATRRLADDPDAVRRALEDSDSAEASDWFSGAKSGVYLTEEVIGLGSFGRTLTLLTLEEGGDDEDD
- a CDS encoding IS1595 family transposase; this translates as MSINAVQFQAGLSMPEFFASYGTEAKCYRALYKWRWPQGFRCPVCAGRVRSRFKRGAAIYYQCSACRHQTSLIAGTMFEGTKLPLRTWMLALHLLTSTKTNMAALELMRHLGVNYKTAWRMKHKIMQVMAERESMRKLAGFVQIDDAYLGGERNGGKAGRGSENKQAFLIAVQTDATFTAPRFVVIEPVRSFDNTSLQDWIARRLAPECEVYTDGLACFRRLEDAGHAHTTLDTGGGRAATETAGARWLNVVLGNLKRAISGVYHAIAQGKYARRYLGEAAYRFNRRFRLREMLPRLATAMMQSTPCPEPVLRAASNFHG
- a CDS encoding H-NS family nucleoid-associated regulatory protein, which codes for MSKSTLDSIVSAKARLSEELQKLEEEEAKLIEQEASNTFQQVSDLLSRFGQHFTAKQKADLAAQLGASVGGSGRPKKAAGTKKEVAPKYWLPHNQETWSGRGRPPKAFTIWQGSASYKEWKAKHPDEKFPAFPG
- a CDS encoding reprolysin-like metallopeptidase — its product is MKINFLAAAIFLGLSCTATSMAFAADQWLSFSNQQKTRITSTERLSPIKINESQAYDNAAAGGLWLPLPDGRRIYAKTISQNTQDNDHWTFVGTLPAEKQSVVITFGRNAVFGSIPVDNNTSLRIVTQGGNLYIAERLPKNIALDRLKSNDSAMASDYLIPPKQAVSEQDLQSSLALVKQAASATTPAVVDVLVGYTPGLVRELGSVDAVNTRINYLVAVTNRAYSDSQVNGRLRLIGTQQVNYTDSTTDGAALNDLTEASGTSSLAALHSTRDTQGADLVALLRPYRANQGACGVAWLNGDGLQSYNVNMQGSGYAAVSDGTDEEAGNYCEDITFAHEIGHNLGLAHDKADSGPGAFTYAYGWRQTLDEGSFNTIMAYASDDQQRVPYFANPRITLCNGNPCGDINEADQTRALNITMPIAANFRPTKR